The following proteins are encoded in a genomic region of Mycobacterium sp. 155:
- a CDS encoding NAD(P)H-quinone oxidoreductase — protein MYAITLNGFGDPEVMEWAQVDDLPAPGPGQVAIDVVAAGVNRADVMQRMGFYPPPPGVSEVPGLEVSGYIAEVGAGVKDWAPGDAVCALLAGGGYAERANVAATQVLPVPQGVSVTAAAALPEAAATVWSNVIMVGGLRRGQTLLIHGGGSGIGTHAIQVGRALGANVAVTAGSQFKLDRCRDLGAQTLINYHEQDFPAIVNAEYPGANVILDIMGGSYLPKNVQTLAENGHLTIIGLQGGATAELDLGALLFKRGSVHATNLRRRPEQGPGSKAEIIAELRQQLWPLIAEGAVKPVVAAEVPITDAPEAHKLLDSDQTVGKVLLTVREP, from the coding sequence ATGTATGCGATAACGCTCAACGGTTTTGGCGACCCAGAGGTGATGGAGTGGGCTCAGGTCGACGACCTGCCCGCACCGGGTCCCGGGCAGGTCGCCATCGACGTGGTCGCCGCCGGGGTGAATCGCGCCGATGTGATGCAACGGATGGGGTTCTACCCGCCGCCGCCGGGTGTCAGCGAGGTCCCCGGTCTTGAGGTGTCGGGGTATATCGCCGAAGTGGGCGCCGGAGTGAAGGATTGGGCGCCTGGCGATGCGGTGTGCGCCCTGCTGGCCGGCGGAGGGTACGCCGAGCGGGCGAACGTGGCCGCCACCCAGGTGCTGCCGGTGCCACAGGGTGTCAGCGTCACCGCCGCGGCGGCACTGCCAGAGGCCGCCGCCACCGTGTGGTCGAATGTGATCATGGTTGGCGGTCTTCGCCGGGGGCAAACCCTGCTGATTCACGGTGGTGGCAGCGGAATCGGCACGCACGCAATCCAAGTCGGCCGCGCCCTGGGCGCCAACGTGGCGGTGACCGCCGGCAGTCAGTTCAAGCTGGACCGCTGCCGCGACCTCGGCGCACAGACGTTGATCAACTATCACGAACAGGATTTTCCGGCGATCGTCAATGCTGAATACCCCGGTGCCAACGTCATTCTCGACATCATGGGCGGCAGCTACCTGCCCAAGAACGTGCAAACACTCGCCGAGAACGGGCACCTGACGATCATCGGGTTACAGGGTGGGGCCACAGCCGAACTGGATCTCGGCGCGCTGCTCTTCAAACGCGGATCAGTGCACGCGACGAACCTGCGTCGCCGGCCCGAACAGGGGCCTGGCTCCAAGGCCGAGATCATCGCCGAACTGCGGCAACAATTGTGGCCATTGATCGCGGAGGGAGCGGTCAAACCCGTCGTCGCAGCCGAAGTCCCGATCACCGATGCACCAGAGGCACACAAGCTGCTCGACTCCGATCAGACGGTGGGAAAGGTTCTGCTCACCGTGCGTGAACCGTGA
- a CDS encoding type 1 glutamine amidotransferase domain-containing protein, protein MTKRILNVVTNVSHYEDPSERTGLWLSELTHAYHVFVEAGYEQTIVSPKGGFSPLEPRSLKFPNYDKSARAWKADDAKMALLANTSSPDEIDSADYDAIYFTGGHAVMFDFPDSQGLQRITREIFERGGIVSSVCHGYCGLLNTTLSDGSLLVAGRKLTGFAWSEEVLARVDKLVPYNAEEEMKKRGALYEKGLIPFASYVVVDGRLVTGQNPASAKATAKKVVSVLAD, encoded by the coding sequence ATGACCAAGCGCATCCTGAACGTCGTCACCAACGTCTCTCACTACGAGGATCCGTCCGAGCGGACCGGACTATGGCTCTCGGAGTTGACGCACGCCTATCACGTCTTCGTCGAAGCGGGTTACGAACAGACGATCGTCAGCCCGAAAGGTGGGTTCTCGCCGCTGGAGCCGCGATCGCTGAAGTTTCCGAACTACGACAAGAGCGCAAGGGCCTGGAAGGCCGACGACGCGAAGATGGCGCTGCTGGCCAACACCTCATCACCCGATGAGATCGACTCGGCGGATTATGACGCAATCTATTTCACGGGCGGTCACGCCGTAATGTTCGACTTTCCCGATAGTCAAGGGCTGCAACGTATCACGCGTGAGATCTTCGAGCGTGGGGGAATCGTGTCGTCGGTGTGCCACGGTTACTGCGGCCTGCTCAACACCACGCTGTCGGATGGATCACTGCTGGTTGCCGGGCGCAAGCTCACCGGGTTCGCGTGGTCGGAGGAGGTGCTGGCCCGCGTCGACAAGTTAGTGCCGTACAACGCCGAAGAGGAAATGAAGAAGCGCGGGGCTCTTTACGAGAAGGGCCTGATTCCCTTCGCTTCGTATGTCGTCGTCGACGGTCGGTTGGTGACAGGCCAGAATCCGGCGTCGGCCAAGGCGACGGCCAAGAAGGTCGTCTCGGTATTGGCGGACTGA
- a CDS encoding RND family transporter, producing the protein MSTENDTQHRVPDLIRRFSVFIAMFWLGLAVVTNVFVPQLETVAESHNVSLSPQDAPSLQAAKRIGKVFGEFDSDSSAMIVLEGDQPLGADAHHYYDGLIQKLRQDTKHVEHIQDFWGDPLTAAGSQSADGKAALVQVYLAGNQGESLANESVDSVRRIVDDTPPPPGVKAYVTGPAPLVTDQFEVGRHGTLKTTLITIGVILVMLLSLYRRVTTAILVIFTVMIELTASRGVVAVLANAGVIELSTYSTNLLTLLVIAAGTDYAIFILGRFHEARYAGQDRVSAFNTMYHGTSHIILGSGLTIAGAVFCLTFTRLPYFQSLGIPAAIGVLVAVLAALTLAPAVLVIGRHFGLFEPARQLQTRGWRRIGTAIVRWPGPVLVVTVGVALIGLLALPGYKTSYDARPYMPADAPANVGYAAAERHFSQARLNPELLMIEADHDLRNPTSMILLERVAKAVFHTDGIAQVQSITRPLGTPLDHTSIPFQISAGSSAQINNLPFQQARGADLLKQVDVINNSIDILRQQYALQQQSSAVTDEQAKAFQQTVATAQDLRDKIANFDDQFRPLRNYFYWEPHCFDIPMCAALRSVFDALDSIDALTDQLSNVSGSIAKLDALQPKLLALIPPQIASQQTNRDLTLTNYATTSGINDQTQAALQNSTALGQAFDASKTDDSFYLPPEAFTNPEFLRGLKLFLSPDGKAARMIITHDGDPATPEGISHIDSIRRAAQEAVKGTPLAGSKIYLAGTAATYKDIQDGAKYDLMIAGIAALSLILLVMMFITRSIVAAFVIVGTVALSLGASFGLSVLIWQDLLGIELFWIVLALAVILLLAVGSDYNLLLISRFKEEIGAGLNTGIIRAMAGSGAVVTAAGLVFAATMASFVFADLRILGQIGTTIAFGLLFDTLIVRSFMTPSIAALIGRWFWWPLRVRPRPASQMLQPYGSRASVRQLLLWEDGDPIAEPPQQS; encoded by the coding sequence ATGAGCACCGAGAACGACACGCAGCACAGGGTTCCGGACCTGATCCGGCGGTTCTCAGTATTCATCGCGATGTTCTGGCTAGGCCTGGCGGTGGTGACGAATGTTTTCGTCCCGCAGTTGGAGACCGTCGCCGAGTCGCACAACGTGTCGCTGAGCCCCCAAGATGCACCGTCGTTGCAGGCCGCGAAACGGATCGGCAAGGTGTTCGGCGAATTCGATTCCGACAGTTCGGCGATGATCGTGCTGGAGGGCGATCAACCACTGGGCGCCGACGCGCACCACTACTACGACGGCTTGATTCAGAAGCTTCGTCAGGACACCAAGCACGTCGAGCACATCCAGGATTTCTGGGGTGATCCGCTGACGGCCGCGGGCTCGCAGAGCGCCGACGGCAAGGCGGCCTTGGTACAGGTGTATCTCGCCGGCAATCAGGGTGAGTCGCTGGCCAACGAGTCTGTCGACTCAGTCCGTCGCATCGTCGACGACACCCCGCCGCCGCCGGGTGTCAAGGCCTATGTGACCGGCCCCGCTCCCCTGGTCACCGACCAGTTCGAAGTCGGCCGCCACGGCACGCTGAAAACCACCCTGATCACTATCGGGGTGATCTTGGTGATGCTGTTGTCGCTCTACCGTCGTGTCACCACGGCGATTCTCGTGATCTTCACGGTGATGATCGAGTTGACCGCGTCGCGTGGCGTCGTCGCCGTGTTGGCGAATGCCGGCGTCATCGAGCTGTCGACGTATTCGACCAATCTGCTGACACTCCTGGTGATCGCGGCCGGCACCGACTACGCGATCTTCATCCTGGGACGTTTTCACGAAGCGCGGTACGCCGGGCAGGACCGGGTGTCGGCGTTCAACACGATGTACCACGGAACCTCGCACATCATCCTGGGTTCGGGCCTGACGATCGCCGGTGCGGTGTTCTGTCTGACCTTCACGCGACTCCCGTACTTTCAGAGCCTCGGTATTCCCGCCGCAATCGGTGTCCTCGTCGCTGTGTTGGCGGCTTTGACGCTGGCACCCGCGGTGCTGGTTATCGGCCGCCATTTCGGTCTGTTCGAACCTGCGCGCCAGCTGCAGACTCGAGGCTGGCGCCGCATCGGCACAGCCATCGTGCGCTGGCCCGGCCCTGTCCTGGTGGTGACGGTCGGGGTGGCACTCATCGGACTACTCGCACTGCCCGGATACAAGACGAGTTACGACGCCCGGCCCTACATGCCGGCGGATGCGCCGGCCAATGTCGGCTACGCGGCCGCGGAACGCCACTTTTCCCAGGCGCGGCTGAATCCCGAGCTGCTGATGATCGAGGCCGACCACGACCTCCGGAATCCGACCAGCATGATCCTGCTGGAACGCGTCGCCAAGGCGGTCTTCCACACCGATGGCATCGCCCAGGTGCAGTCGATCACGCGGCCGCTGGGCACGCCCCTGGACCACACGTCGATACCGTTCCAGATCAGCGCAGGAAGCTCAGCGCAGATCAACAATCTGCCTTTCCAGCAGGCCCGCGGCGCAGACCTGCTCAAACAGGTCGACGTGATCAACAACTCGATCGACATCCTGCGCCAGCAGTATGCGTTGCAGCAGCAATCCAGCGCTGTCACCGATGAGCAGGCCAAGGCATTCCAGCAGACCGTCGCCACAGCCCAGGATCTGCGCGACAAGATCGCCAACTTCGATGACCAGTTCCGTCCGCTGCGCAACTACTTCTATTGGGAGCCACACTGTTTTGACATCCCGATGTGCGCGGCGCTGCGATCGGTCTTCGACGCGCTCGATAGCATCGACGCACTGACCGACCAGTTGTCCAATGTCTCCGGGAGTATCGCCAAACTGGATGCGCTGCAACCGAAACTGCTCGCGCTGATTCCACCGCAGATCGCCAGCCAGCAGACCAACCGCGATCTGACCCTGACCAACTACGCCACCACCTCGGGCATCAACGACCAGACGCAAGCCGCACTGCAGAACTCGACTGCCCTGGGCCAGGCGTTCGACGCGTCGAAGACCGACGACTCGTTCTACCTACCGCCGGAGGCGTTCACCAACCCCGAATTTTTGCGCGGGCTCAAACTGTTCCTGTCACCGGACGGCAAAGCCGCCCGCATGATCATCACCCATGACGGCGATCCCGCTACGCCGGAAGGCATTTCGCATATCGACAGCATCAGGCGCGCCGCGCAGGAAGCCGTCAAGGGCACCCCCCTGGCCGGGTCCAAGATCTACCTGGCCGGCACTGCGGCCACTTATAAAGACATCCAGGACGGCGCCAAATATGACCTCATGATTGCGGGGATCGCCGCGCTGAGCCTGATTCTGCTCGTCATGATGTTCATCACCCGAAGCATTGTCGCCGCCTTCGTCATCGTGGGCACCGTCGCGCTGTCATTGGGTGCCTCTTTCGGGTTGTCGGTGCTGATTTGGCAGGATCTTCTTGGCATCGAACTGTTTTGGATCGTGCTAGCCCTTGCCGTGATCCTGCTGTTGGCGGTGGGATCGGACTACAACCTGCTGCTGATCTCTCGATTCAAGGAAGAGATCGGTGCCGGCCTGAATACCGGAATCATCCGGGCGATGGCAGGCTCGGGCGCCGTGGTGACGGCGGCCGGCCTGGTGTTCGCGGCGACCATGGCGTCGTTCGTGTTCGCCGATCTGCGGATCCTCGGCCAGATCGGCACCACGATCGCGTTCGGTCTGCTGTTCGACACCCTGATCGTGCGGTCGTTCATGACGCCGTCCATCGCGGCCCTGATCGGGCGCTGGTTCTGGTGGCCGTTGAGGGTGCGACCCCGCCCCGCGAGTCAGATGCTGCAACCGTACGGGTCGCGCGCTTCGGTTCGTCAGCTACTGCTGTGGGAGGACGGCGACCCGATCGCCGAACCGCCGCAACAGAGCTAA
- a CDS encoding MmpS family transport accessory protein encodes MQRVSIGRRLSRRWMLLVAVTVLAVAGFAVYRLHGVFASHDVTSTPSGAVNEIVPFNPKHVVMEVFGPPGTVATITYLDVNAQPQRADAVTLPWAYDTTTTQPAVFVNVQAQGDSDSIGCRIKIDDVVKDERTVNTLNAYTYCLDKSG; translated from the coding sequence ATGCAGCGGGTTTCGATCGGACGTCGACTGAGTCGACGCTGGATGCTGCTGGTCGCGGTGACGGTGCTCGCCGTGGCGGGCTTCGCTGTCTATCGCCTGCACGGTGTCTTCGCCTCCCATGACGTCACATCGACGCCCAGCGGCGCGGTGAACGAGATCGTTCCGTTCAATCCCAAGCACGTCGTCATGGAGGTCTTCGGCCCGCCGGGCACGGTGGCAACCATCACCTACCTGGATGTCAACGCCCAACCACAGCGCGCCGACGCCGTCACGCTGCCGTGGGCCTACGACACGACCACCACCCAGCCCGCGGTGTTCGTCAACGTCCAGGCCCAGGGCGACAGCGATTCGATCGGCTGCCGGATCAAGATCGATGACGTGGTCAAGGACGAGAGAACGGTGAACACCCTGAACGCCTACACCTACTGCCTGGACAAGTCCGGATGA